The Bradyrhizobium sp. B097 genome contains the following window.
CACCAGCCCGGGTTTGTCCTCGGGGCCGACCGTGACCCACAACGAAGACTTCTGTCCGGTGTCATCGACGATGCGCTGTCCGGTGACGCCGAGCGAGGCGAGGTAGCGCTCGATGTAGTCGATCAGGGGCAGGTTGCTGCGGTCGCTGATGGTGTCGAACGCGACGAGGTCGGCCAAGAGCTTGCGGATACGGTCGGGGCGTTGATTTTGCATTGCCTGTTCGTGTGCGAGGGAGTGTGCAAGGAATTGCTGATGTGCCGGCGATCCTGCCAGCAAAGTATAACAGCTGGTTTGCCTGCCGCCGCCAAGCAAAATTCGGGCCGCTGCCTGCCGATAAAGATGCATCCGCGCCGTGAGATGATGGGTTTAGCTTCGCTCTACCCATCCTACGGCTCTCGATGCGCAGCACATTCGATGTCGTCCTGGCGAAAGCCAGGACCCATTACCCCAAATGAGAATAGTTGCACGATGCTGGGGCCGCGATCCCATCCATCATCAAATGCGGTGGTTATGGGTCCTGGCTTTCGCCAGGACGACGATGGTGTGCAAGGCACCCACACTGTCATCGCCCGGCTCGACCGGGCGATCCAGTACGCCGCGGCCCCTCGGTTCAACAACCGGCGTCTCTGGAATACTGGATCACCCGCATGCGCGGGTGATGACATCGCGTGGTGTGATAACTTGAATCGAGAACCATCCTCATCGTCGTCCCGAGCCAGTGCGAAATGCACGGGGGATGGGACGACGGTGGTGGATGTGGCGCCGTCATCGCGCCATTCCGGCTTGCGCCGCGAACGGAGAACGCCGTTGCTAGATCGGCTTGCCCGTATACGGCATCGACGCGGTGAGGCCGCCGTCGACGGGGATGGCCTGGCCGTTGACGTAGGACGCCTCATCGCTCGCCAGGAACAATCCCATCGCGGCGAGTTCGTGCGGCTGGCCGGGGCGCTTCAGCGGATTGAGCTGGCCGATCTTGTCCTGGGTGCCGCGCTCCTTGGCGCGATCGAACACCGGTTTGGTCATGCCGGTCTCGATCAAGCCCGGGCAGACCGCGTTGATGCGCACGCCGGTGCCGGAGAGCGAATAGGCGGTGGTCTGCACCAGGCTGATGACGCCGGCCTTGCTCGCGCCGTAGGGATGTCCGCTGGCGCCGGACTTCAGGCCCGCGACGGAGGCGGTGCAGACGATCGAGCCGGAACCCTGCTTGGTCATGTGCGGGATCGAATGCTTGATCGCGAGGAACGGGCCGATCAGATTGACGCGCAGCACTTCCTGCCAATGTTCCGGGGTCTGGTCGGCGAGCGGCACGAGGCCGCCGCTGACGCCGGCATTGGCCCAGATCGCATCGAGCTTGCCGTATTTCGACAGCGCCTTGTCGATGAAGGCCTTCACGTCGCTCTCCGAGCCGGCATCGGCGGTGACGGCTTCGACGGTGCCGCCGGCATCGCGCACCAGCTTGGCGGTCTCGTTCACAGCCTCGCTGCGATCGACCGCGATCAGCTTGGCGCCTTCCTTGGTGAACAGCAGCGAGGCGGCGCGGCCGATGCCGCTTCCAGCGCCGGTGATGATGACGGATTTGCCTTCGAGGCGGCCCATGGTTTTTCTCCCTGTTCACGTGGTCCGTGGCGCGTCTGCCGCGCGACGGAATTCAAACAAAATTTCAAACGTCCGAAGCACTTGAGACGATGTGCGGCGTGACGTACAGCGACGGGGGACAGTATTGAAGGGCTCATCCGATGTCCAATCCAGACAAGCCTAACGTGACGGTGACGCGGTGGTGGTGGGTTCGCCACGCACCGGTGCGCAGCGACGGCGGAAATATCTACGGGCAAGAGGACATTGATTGCGACACCGGCGATGTCGAAGTGTTCGAGGCGGTCGCAAAAATGCTGCCGCGCGATGCAGTCTGGTATTCGAGCAATCTGAAGCGCACGCACAAGACCGCGGAAGCGATCTGGGCCGCAGGTTTTCCGAAGCCGGCCAACATGATTCAGGAACGCGACTTCGCCGAGCAACATCTCGGCCAGTGGCAGGGCATGAACCGCGCCGCACTGCTCGCGAGCCAGCCACCTGGCAGAAGCTGGTTTGCCGATGTCAACGAGCCCGCACCCGGCGGCGAGAGCTTCATGGATCTCTACACACGGGTCTGCCGCACGATCGTGCGGATCACGGCTGCGGAGCCGGGCAAGAATATCATCGCGGTCGGTCATGGCGGCGTGATCCGGGCCGCGGTCGGTCTCGCGCTCGGCGGCCAGCCGGACAGGGGACTGTCGTTCGACATCGACAATGTTTCGGTGACGCGGCTCGATCACATCGCGGGCATCGGCCTGTCGACCTGGCGGCTGCCGATGGTGAACCAGCAGCCCTGGATCGCCGATCCGCGCCACGCCGCGATGCATCAACCGTCCGGACCTGAAGTCCGGCCGGCGAGCAAGCTTGCGTGATTGCCGCTATCGCAACACCGGAACGCTGCCTAAGCTCAACCGCAGAATTCAAACACTTCACACCTGGGAGAGAAACATGACCTTGTTCGACATGAAGGGAAAAGTCGCCGTCATCACCGGTTCGACGCGCGGCATCGGGCTCGCCATTGCCGAGCGCATGGCCGAGCACGGCGCCAAGGTCGTGATCTCCTCGCGCAAGGCCGACGTCTGCGAGCAGGTCGCGGCCGACATCAACGGCAAGTTCGGCAAGGGCACCGCGGTCGCGATCGCGGCTAACATCTCGTCGAAGGAAAACTTGCAAAATCTGGTCGACGAGAGCAATCGCGCCTTCGGCAAGATCGACGTGCTGGTCTGCAACGCGGCGTCGAACCCGTATTACGGTCCGCTTGCCGGCATCTCCGACGATCAGTTCCGCAAGATCCTCGACAACAACATCGTCGCCAACAACTGGCTGATCTCGATGGTGGTGCCGCAGATGATCGAGCGCAAGGACGGCTCTATCATCATCGTGTCCTCGATCGGTGGCCTCAAGGGCTCAACCGTGCTCGGCGCCTACGCGATCTCCAAGGCCGCCGACATGCAGCTCGCGCGCAACCTCGCTTGCGAATATGGCAAGCACAATATCCGCGTGAACTGCATCGCGCCGGGCCTGATCAAGACTGATTTCGCCAAGGCGCTGTGGGACAATCCGGACACGCTGAAGGCCTCGACCGCGCGCTCGCCGCTGCTGCGGATCGGCGTGCCTGACGAGATCGCGGGCGCCGCCGTGTTGATGGGCTCGCGCGCCGGCGACTTCCTCACCGGCCAGACCATCGTGATCGACGGCGGCGCGACGATCAGCTGACGCCGGCGTTGGTGCGCAAAGCGCGCCATACTCAATCTGTCATCACCCGCGAAAGCGGGTGATCCAGTATTCCAGAGGCAGTCATTATTGAGCCGAGGGGCTGCGGCGTACTGGATCGCCCGGTCAAGCCGGGCGATGACCGTCTTGGATGGAGCGAGGAGTGTCCCAATCACTCCACCGCCGCGTACACGCCGTTGCGCACCAGCGAGCGGGTATATTCGCGCTGGCCCGGGCCCTGCATCATGAAGACCGCGATCAGGTCTTCGCTCGGATCGATCCAAAAGAACGTGCCGGCCATGCCGCTCCAGAAGTACTGGCCGACCGAGCCGGAGAACGGCGCGATGCCCTGCTGCATGCGCACGGCGAAGCCGAGGCCGAAGCTGTGGCCGGGCGACACCAGCGTGCCCTGGACCTTGACGCCGGCGCCCAGGTGATCGGACGCCATGAATTCGAGCGTCTTGCGGCCGATGATCCTGGTGCCGTCGAGCGCGCCGCCGCCCAGCAGCATCTGCGCGAAGCGGGCATAGTCCATCGTGGTCGAAACAAGTCCGCCGCCGCCGGATTCCATCGCCGGCTTCTCCAGCATGTTGAACAGCTGCACCTTCTCGTTGGTCCAGGGATCGTTGGCAAAGGCCTCGGCGAGACGGCCGGCATTGGCTTCCGGCGTGTGGAAGGCGGTCTCATTCATCTGCAGCGGCGAGAGGATGCGCTCGCCGAGGAATTCGCCGAGCGTCTTCCCGCTGACCACTTCGATGATGCGGCCGAGGATGTCGGTGGAGCGGCTGTAGTTCCACTCGGCGCCGGGCTGGCAGACCAGCGGCATACCGGCGAGCATGGTGGCGTGCTCTGCATTGGTGATCTTGCGGCTGCGCAGCCGCGACTGCTGGTAGAGCTGCTGCACGGGGCCGTTGCCGGTGTGGTCATAAGTCAGGCCGGAGGTGTGGCGCAGCAGGTCCTGAATCGTCATCTGCCGCTGGACCGGGACCAGCTCGAGCTTGCCGTTGTGCTCGACGCCGACCTTGGTCTCGGCGAATTCGGGGATGAACTTCGCGACGGGGTCATTGAGGAGGAAGTGGCCGTCCTCCAGCAGCATCATGATGCCGACCGAGACGATCGGCTTAGTCATCGAGAAAATGCGGAAGATCGTGTCATGCGTCATCGGCGCGGAGGCCGCCGGGCTTTGCCGCCCGATCGCGTCGAACCAGCCGATCTGGCCGCGCCGCGCCACCAGCACCGTAAAGCCGGGCGCGGTTCCCTTGTCGACCTCGCGCTTGAAGGTGTTGGACAGCGCCTGCAGCCGCGTGCTCGACAGTCCGATCGATTCGGGCTTGGCGAGGGGGAGGGACGGGGTGGTTTGGCTGGCGGCGTGCTTGGTGGCGGTCTGGGCGTTCATGGTCTCTCCCGGGTTCTTGATTCTTGTGGCGGAGCGCCGACGTGGTGTGATGGACGAAGTCTGGCGCAGAAGTTTTGCAATGAACAGAAGCTTCACCGCTTCGCCCTTGCAAACCGGCCATGCCCTGTGCTTGAAACGGCGCGAACCGGCGGCGACGCCGGTTCCCTGCAGGAGTGTAGCTCAATTGGTAGAGCACCGGTCTCCAAAACCGGGGGTCGCAGGTTCGAGCCCTGCCACTCCTGCCAGATTTTCCCTAATCATTTGAACGTGTTGGCCGAGCTCCTGGACCCCGGCCATGATTGTATTCACTCACTTGACGAGCGGGCAGCCGCCGTCCTTCAGCGGTCGGAATGCCTGGTCGCCGGGCACCTCGGCGAGCACCTTGTAGTAATCCCACGGCGCCTTCGACTCCTCGGGCTTCTTGACCTCGAACAGGAACATCGAGTGCTCCATGCGGCCGTCCTCGCGCACCACGCCGTTGTCTGTGAAGGCGTCGCGGACCGGGGTCGCGCGCATCTTCGCCAGCACCGGCTTGGTCTCTTTGGTGCCGGCGGCCTTCACCGCGTTGAGGTAGTGCAGGGTGGCGCTGTAGGTCGCGGCCTGATTCATGGTCGGCATCCGCTTCATGCGCTCGAAGAAGCGCTTGCCGAAGGCGCGGGTGCGGTCATTGAGATCCCAGTAGTAGGCCTCGGTGATGATCAGGCCCTGCGCGAGCTTCAGGCCGAGGCTGTGGATGTCCGAGATGAACATCACGATACCAGCCAGATTCTGCCCGCCCGCCACGATGCCGAATTCGGCGGCCTGCTTGATCGCGTTGATGGTGTCGCCGCCGCCATTGGCGAGACCGACGATCTTCGCCTTCGACGATTGCGCCTGCAGCAGGAAGGAGGAGAAGTCCGGCGTGTTGAGCGGATGCCGGGCGCTGCCGAGCACCTTGCCGCCGGCGGCGCGGACCACGTCGCCAGTGTCGCGCTCGATCGAATGGCCGAACACGTAGTCGGCGGTGATGAAGAACCAGCTGTCGCCGCCGTTCTTGACGATCGCACTGCCGACAGTGTGGGCGTTGGCGTAGGTGTCGTAGGTCCAGTGCAGCGTGTAGGGCGAGCAGGATTTGCCCGTGATGTCGGAGCTCGCCGCGTCAGTCACGATCATGATCTTCTCGAACTGCTTCGACATCTCCATGCCGGCGAGCGCCGTCGCCGAGGTCGGCATGTCGATGATCATGTCGACATTCTCGGCCTCGTACCATTTGCGGGTGATGGTGGCGGCGACGTCGGCCTTGTTGAGGGCGTCGGCGGTGACGAGCTCGATCGGCTTGCCGAACATCGAGCCGCCGAACTCCTCGATCGCCATCTTGGTGGCCTCGACATTCCCGGCGCCGCCGATGTCCGCATAGACCGACTGGAAATCGGTCAGCACGCCGATCTTGAGCGGCGTCTGTTGCGCGAGCGCGGGTCCCGCCAGCGCGGCGGCGATCAGGCCGGCGGCGGACAGACTCGTGACGATGGATTTCATGGTGATGCGCCTCCCCAGGATGCTTTTATCGGTTTGTCCGACAAAGCTAGATTTGCCCGGTTCCGGTGTCAATTCGTGCCGGGCGGGTGCGACAATCCGGCCAATAACGCCGATTTGACGCACTAGATGGCTTCGCCTATCTTTTGTCCGACAAACGACAATCGGGAGCCAAGGGTGTCCACCACGCCGCTGTTCCGACGCATCGATGTCGCGCCGGCCTATCAGAAGGTCGCGGACGCGATCGAACGCGAGATCGTCAACGGCCGGATCAAGCCGGGCGAGCCGATCGGCACCGAGCAGCAACTCGTCGCGCAGTTCGGCGTCAACCGCTCGACGGTGCGCGAAGGCATTCGCGTGCTCGAGGAGGGCGGGCTGATCCGCCGCGATTCCAGCCGCCGCTTGCAGGCGTGCCTGCCGCGCTACAACAAGCTCGCCACGCGGCTGTCCCGCGCGCTGATCCTGCATGAGGTGACGTTCCGCGAATTGTTCGAGACGTCGATGACGCTGGAGGTCGCGAGCGTCGAGGGTGCGGTGGAGCGCGCGACCGAGGCGAACATCGCCGAGCTCATCGGCAATCTCGAGCGCAGCGCGGCGGTGGTCGGCAATCCCGCCGATCTCGCCGAGCTCGATGCGGAATTCCACGTGCTGATGGCCAAAGCCTCGCAGAACCGCGTGCTGCAGCTCGCCCGCGAGCCCGCCGCGCAGCTGTTCTTTCCGACCACGGAGATGATCGTCGGCGGCGTGCCGGAGGGCGGCGCCCGCCTGGTCGAGGCGCATCGCCACATCCTCGATGCGATCAAGGGGCGCGACAAGGAGGCCGGCGTGCTGTGGACCCGGCGGCATTTGCAGGACTGGCGACGCGGCTTTGAGAAGATCGCCTCGCTCGATCGCTCGGTCGAGCACACCTACATGGAACATGCCTACGCCGCCCGGCAATAGCGACGGCGCGGCGAAAACAACACAACGACAAAAAGCACATTCGGGAGGGACAAATGAGCGGAGACATCGCAGCAACCATCCAGCGCGCCCGCGAGCACAGCATCGGCGATCTGCTGCGCCGGTCGGCCAAGCGCTACCCCAACAAGACCGCGCTGATCTGCGGCGAGGTGAGCTGGAGCTTTGCGGAGATGGACGCGATCTGCAATCGGCTCGGCCGCGGCTTGCTCGCGCTTGGCATTGCGAAGGGCGATCGTGTCGCGGTGCTGTCGCGCAACTCGCATGGCTTCGCCGCGCTGCGCTTCGCGGTGGCGCGGATCGGCGCGATCCTGGTGCCGATCAACTTCATGCTCAATCCCGACGAGATCAGTTTCATCCTCGCCAATTCCGGCGCGAAGCTGCTCGCGGTCGGCCCCGATTTCGTGGAGACGGCGCACGCTGCGGCCGCCAAGGGCTCGGCGGTCGAAACCCTGATCTGGCTGCCGGGCGAGGATCCGGCCACAGCACCCGAGGGCATCACGACCTTCGACAGCCTGCTGCACAGCGACGCCTCGGCGCCGGAGGTTGCGGTCGACAGCCGCGATCCCGCGCAGATCATCTACACCAGCGGCACGGAGTCGCTGCCGAAGGGCGCCATCCTCACCCATGAAGCCGTGATGTGGCAGTATGTCAGCTGCATCATCGACGGCGGCATGGCGACCGACGACACGGTGCTGCACGCGCTGCCGCTCTATCACTGCGCGCAGCTCGACGTGTTCCTGGGGCCCGCGATCTATCTCGGCGCCACCAGTCTCATCACCGGCAAGCCGGTGCCCGACAATGTCCTGGCGCTGATCGCGGCCCACAAGATCAATGCGTTCTTCGCGCCGCCGACGATCTGGATCGCGATGCTGCGCTCGGGCGCGTTCGATCGCACCGACCTGTCGTCCCTGCGCAAGGGCTATTACGGCGCCTCGATCATGCCGGTCGAGGTGCTGCTCGAATTGCAGCGCCGGCTGCCCGACGTGAAGTTCTGGAATTTCTACGGCCAGACCGAGATCGCGCCGCTCGCGACCGTGCTGGCGCCTACGGACCAGTTGCCGAAGGCCGGCTCGGCCGGCAAGCCGGCGATCAATGTCGAGACGCGGGTGGTCAAGCCGGACATGACCGACGTCGAGGTGGGGGAGGTCGGCGAGATCGTGCACCGCTCGCCGCATCTCTTGTCCGGCTACTACAACGATCCGGTCAAGACCGCGGCGGCATTTGCCGGCGGCTGGTTTCATTCCGGCGATCTCGCGACCGTCGATGCCGACGGCTACATCACGGTCGTCGATCGCGTGAAGGACATGATCAAGAGCGGCGGCGAGAATGTCGCGAGCCGCGAGGTCGAGGAGATGATCTACCGGCTGCCGGCGGTGTCGGAGGTCGCGGTGGTCGGGCTGCCCGATCCGCGCTGGATCGAGGCGGTGACCGCGATCGTGGTGGCCAAGGCGGGCGAGAGCCTCGACGCCGAGGCGGTGATCAAGCACTGCGCGGCGTCGATGGCCCATTTCAAGGTGCCGAAGCGGGTCATCTTCGTGGATGCCCTGCCGAAGAACCCGAGCGGTAAGCTGCTCAAACGCGAGCTGCGCCAGCGCTATGTCGGTGGCGCCACGCTGGATCAGGCGGTGCAGAAGAGCTTTGCCGGATAGACCGGTTACTGGCCAGTCGTCGCAGGCGCCTTGTCCGACCACTCCGGCGGCAAGCCAAGCTTTCCGGCAGCCATGCCGATCAGGCCGGGGTTGCGGCCGAACGCCTCGCAGGCCGCATATTTCGGCTTGCCGCCGAACGAGGCGCCGATCTTGTCGAATGACGGCAGCTCCGGCACCTTTCCGAACGGCGTTGCGCCGGTGACGACGAGCTTGCTGAAATCGTCGCTGAAGGAGGACGCAAGATCGTAGGCGTCAGCGGCGCTCGAAGCCCTCGGCGTGTTGGTGAATGAATTTGCGCCGCGGGCCCAGACCATCGCCGCTTGCTGGCGGCTGGCCGGATCGCGCACCTCGGCTTCGACGGTCAGGCTGCCGAGACCGACCGGCAGCCGCGGTATCGGCACGGGCACGTTGGCGCTGAGTGCGGTCGGCAGAAAGCCGATCACCGTGGAGGCGCCCGCGGCGACCTCGTCGGTGGGCGCCGCCTGCGTGACGAGCGCGTGCACGGTCAAATCGGCTGGCTGATCTGGAGCAACGACTTCGAGCCGATCGCTGAGGCCGACGCAAAGCGATCGGTCGATCACGTTGGCGACGAGGTGCCTCTGCTCTTGCGACAGCGTCGGCGAGGCTGACTGCGAGAAGGTCGTCGGCACGATTCGCACGGTCTTCGCGGCAAGCACGTCGTCCTTGTTGACGCGAACCAGCGATTTCGCCAGCAGCCCGTCGGATGGCGTCAGCTTGTCGTAGGACGCCAGTGATCCGCCTTTGGTCATCGGCGCGCTGGCGCAGCCCGACAACAGCGCCATTGCGGCCGCAGCTCCGACGAGCGAGGACAACCGAATATACCGGCGATCGTGCCACGCCCGGCCCGTGCCCTGCGCATCAGTCGCAGCGCTCGGTAGAAACTGAATTTTCATATCACCCCTCGACGACCGCTCACCCCAGCAACGATCGCGTGGCACGATAGGGCGAGGCCGCCGAGGCCGGGATTAAGAGATATTAAGTCAGTTATAGACCGCGAAATCGCGCGACCTATTTGAGCCACATTTGGCCGCGCAGGCTTAACAAAACGCAATATTTGCGTGGCTGCGCATCCATGGCGGACGCCTCTAAAGTGCCGTGATGCAAATCCTGGAATATGACCTCGTGACTCTCTCCGTCACCAATGCGCGTATTCTCTGCGTCGAGGACGACGCCGATATCGCGCGCATGCTGGCCGAGGTGCTGCAGGACAACGGCTTCAGAGCGGTGCTGGTCGGTTCGGCCATCGAGATGGATGCGTTGCTCAAGCGCGAGAGCTTCGATCTCATCGTGCTCGATGTGATGCTGCCGGGCGAGGATGGACTGAGCATCTGCCGACGCCTGCGCATGTCGTCATCGATTCCCATCATTATGGTCACGGCGCGGGGCGAGGACGTCGACCGCATCCTCGGCCTCGAGCTCGGCGCCGACGACTACGTCACCAAGCCGTTCAATTCGCGCGAGCTGGTGGCCCGCATCCGCGCGCTGTTGCGTCGTGTCGAAAGCGGCGCCGCGTCGCGCACCCGGCCACGTCCTTTGACCTTTGCCGGATGGCGCATCAATCCAACCACGCGCGAACTGCATGACCCGGCCGGCGTGCGCATCACGCTGACCGGGGCCGAGTTCGATCTGCTACTGGCGTTCTGCCGCAATCCGGGACAGGTGCTGTCGCGCGAGCAACTGATCGAGCAGGCCTTCGGCGGTTTGATCGCATCGGTCGAGCGCAGCGTCGACGTCCATATCAGCCGCATCAGGCAGAAGATCGAGCCGGATCCGAAGGACCGCTCGATGATCAAGACGGTGCGGCTCGGCGGCTACCTCTTCACGCCTGCGGTCGAGCAGACATGATGGGGTGGGTGCAGCGGCTGATGCCGCGCAGCATTGCTGCGCAGATCATGAGCCTGGTCGCGCTGTCGGAACTCATCGGCATCACGCTCGCGGCGGCAGGCATCATTTTTTTGTTCGATTCTCCTTCGGTCAATGACACGCAGAAGTTTCTTGCGGGGCGGATCGCGGAGGTCGCACAGCTCCTGCGCTCCACGACGACGCCAACCGAAGCGGATGGGCTGCTGGCCACGGCGAGGCGCGGCGGTCTCGATGTCAGGCGCGTCGCGTCGAGCGAACTTGTGCCTCGGACGATCGGAGAGACGCGGCCGTCCATGCGGGCGTTTCGGCAACTGGCGGCCGAGCCTGGAATTGAGTTGCTGGAGGAATTGCGTCATCCGGCAGGCTCGGCGTCACAGGTGATCGTGAAGCTCGACGACGGCCACGCGCTGATGGCCGACGTCGCGACCGCCGGCGGCTTTTGGTCCTTTGTGCTCCGTCCGGCGGCAGCGATGGCGACTATCGTGTTGATCTCGATGCTGTTGCTGTCGGTCTATGCCGTGCGTTGGGTAGTCGCACCGCTGGCGGAATTGGCAAGCGCCGCGACGTCGTTCGGCCGCTCGCCGCGAGCTCCCGAGGTGCTGCACCGGCGCGGCCCGCTTGAAATTGCGCAGGTTGCCGACGCGCTGAACGACATGCGCACCCGTATCGCTGCGCTGCTCGACGACCGCACGCGGATGCTGGCCGCCATCAGTCATGATCTGCGGACGCCGCTGACGCGGCTCAGGTTGCGCTCCGAGCGGGTACGCGAAGATGCACTGCGCACAGCGATGCTGGGCGATATCGCCAAGATGACGCGCATGATCAACGAGACGCTGGAGTATCTTCGCGACGATGCGCGCTCGGAGGCGCTGTCGTGCATCGACCTGCCGAGCTTTCTGCAGACGATCTGCTCGGACTTTGCCGACACGGGCCATGCGGTGTCCTATTCCGGGTCCGCGCGACTGCCCTATGTCTGCCGGCCCCGTGCGCTGTCGCGTGCCGTCACCAATGTCGTGGAGAACGCGGTCAAGCACGGCAGCTTGGTCGTGGTGACGCTCCGCCTTGCGGAGGCCGACCACGTCGAGATCGAGGTGGCCGACGATGGTCCCGGCATCCCGCCGGCGCTGCACGACAGGGTGTTCGAGCCCTTCTTCAAGGCTGACAACGCACGACAGGAAGGCGGCTTCGGGCTGGGGCTGTCGATCGCCCAGGAGATTGTCAAACGTCATGGCGGCAGCATCGCACTGAGGCTGCAGGAGCCGAGTGGATTGCTTGTATCGATGCTGCTGCCGCCAAAGCCCGCCCCGGCCTAGACCAGCGACGGCTATCTCGGCAGCAAGCGGGGATGTCGCCGGGAGCCGGCTAAGTCCTTGATTCGAGGGGCCCCGTTCCGATCCGCCGCGGCCCCGGCCGGGATGGGGGGCGACCCCGCCGACCTTGACCTTTGGCCGGTCTCGCAGTAGATACGCGGCACTCGCAGCCGGCCCGCTTTGATCGCGGATATCCGGCGCGGCCTAATTCCCCGAACATTCGAGCTCGTTTATCGGCTCAACCTTCCAAACGAGGGCTGGGTCCGCAAGGTCGGCTGTTCGGATTCCTTGAAACGTTGCAAATCGTCCGGAGACGGGCGCGGATCTCACGATGGCTTTCAGCCCGTTCAAATTCCTGCAGGAAGTGCGCTCGGAGACCGCCAAGGTCACCTGGCCGACGCGCCGCGAGACGACCATCACCACCATCATGGTGTTCGTGATGGTGGCGCTGGCCTCGATCTTCTTCTTCGCCGCGGACCAGGTCATCCGCTACCTCATCACCCTGGTACTGGGCATCCACTGATGAGCATGGGAACTCAATTGATGGACAAGCGCTGGTACATCGTTCACGCCTATTCGAACTTCGAGAAGAAGGTCGCGGAATCGATCCGCGAGCAGGCCAAGCAGCGCGGGCTGGAAGAGCTGTTCGAGCAGGTGCTGGTGCCGACCGAGAAGGTCACCGAGGTGCGCCGCGGCCGCAAGATCGACGCCGAGCGCAAGTTCTTCCCGGGCTATGTGCTGGTGAAGATGAAGCTGACCGACGAGGCGTTCCATCTGATCAAGAACACCCCGAAGGTGACCGGCTTCCTGGGCGCTGAAAACAAGCCGATGCCGATCTCGGAATCCGAGGCGATGCGGATCCTGCACCAGGTGCAGGAGGGCGTGGAGCGTCCGAAGGCGTCGGTGTCGTTCGAAATCGGCGAGAACGTGCGCGTGGCCGACGGCCCGTTCGCCTCGTTCTCCGGCGTGGTGGAAGAAATCGACGAGGCGCGCTCGCGCGTGAAGGTCGCGGTGTCGATCTTCGGCCGTGCGACCCCTGTGGAACTGGAATTCGGTCAGGTCGAAAAGGTGGTCTGACCGGACGGCGTGGGGTATATGCCCCCCGTCAAGTGAGAGGCCGTGGGAGGGAGGAGGCGGTCGCCAGCCCCTTCAACCGAACCACGGAACCTGAAACCGCCGGCACCGTCCGGCACAACAGGAGTGATAAATGGCAAAGAAAGTGACCGGATACCTGAAGCTTCAGGTCCCGGCCGGTGCGGCGAATCCTTCGCCCCCGATCGGCCCCGCGCTTGGTCAGCGCGGTCTCAACATCATGGAATTCTGCAAGGCGTTCAACGCGCAGACCCAGAAGGAAGAGAAGAATACCCCAATCCCGGTGGTGATCACGATCTACGCCGATCGTTCGTTCACCTTCGAGATGAAGACGCCCCCGATGTCGTTCTTCCTCAAGCAGGCTGCCAAGATCCAGTCCGGCTCGAAGGCGCCGGGCCGCGACAAGGCCGGCCAGGTGACCAAGGCGCAGGTGCGCGAGATCGCCGAGAAGAAGATGAAGGACTTGAATT
Protein-coding sequences here:
- a CDS encoding SDR family oxidoreductase yields the protein MGRLEGKSVIITGAGSGIGRAASLLFTKEGAKLIAVDRSEAVNETAKLVRDAGGTVEAVTADAGSESDVKAFIDKALSKYGKLDAIWANAGVSGGLVPLADQTPEHWQEVLRVNLIGPFLAIKHSIPHMTKQGSGSIVCTASVAGLKSGASGHPYGASKAGVISLVQTTAYSLSGTGVRINAVCPGLIETGMTKPVFDRAKERGTQDKIGQLNPLKRPGQPHELAAMGLFLASDEASYVNGQAIPVDGGLTASMPYTGKPI
- a CDS encoding histidine phosphatase family protein, with the protein product MSNPDKPNVTVTRWWWVRHAPVRSDGGNIYGQEDIDCDTGDVEVFEAVAKMLPRDAVWYSSNLKRTHKTAEAIWAAGFPKPANMIQERDFAEQHLGQWQGMNRAALLASQPPGRSWFADVNEPAPGGESFMDLYTRVCRTIVRITAAEPGKNIIAVGHGGVIRAAVGLALGGQPDRGLSFDIDNVSVTRLDHIAGIGLSTWRLPMVNQQPWIADPRHAAMHQPSGPEVRPASKLA
- a CDS encoding SDR family oxidoreductase, yielding MTLFDMKGKVAVITGSTRGIGLAIAERMAEHGAKVVISSRKADVCEQVAADINGKFGKGTAVAIAANISSKENLQNLVDESNRAFGKIDVLVCNAASNPYYGPLAGISDDQFRKILDNNIVANNWLISMVVPQMIERKDGSIIIVSSIGGLKGSTVLGAYAISKAADMQLARNLACEYGKHNIRVNCIAPGLIKTDFAKALWDNPDTLKASTARSPLLRIGVPDEIAGAAVLMGSRAGDFLTGQTIVIDGGATIS
- a CDS encoding serine hydrolase domain-containing protein; translation: MNAQTATKHAASQTTPSLPLAKPESIGLSSTRLQALSNTFKREVDKGTAPGFTVLVARRGQIGWFDAIGRQSPAASAPMTHDTIFRIFSMTKPIVSVGIMMLLEDGHFLLNDPVAKFIPEFAETKVGVEHNGKLELVPVQRQMTIQDLLRHTSGLTYDHTGNGPVQQLYQQSRLRSRKITNAEHATMLAGMPLVCQPGAEWNYSRSTDILGRIIEVVSGKTLGEFLGERILSPLQMNETAFHTPEANAGRLAEAFANDPWTNEKVQLFNMLEKPAMESGGGGLVSTTMDYARFAQMLLGGGALDGTRIIGRKTLEFMASDHLGAGVKVQGTLVSPGHSFGLGFAVRMQQGIAPFSGSVGQYFWSGMAGTFFWIDPSEDLIAVFMMQGPGQREYTRSLVRNGVYAAVE
- a CDS encoding ABC transporter substrate-binding protein; translation: MKSIVTSLSAAGLIAAALAGPALAQQTPLKIGVLTDFQSVYADIGGAGNVEATKMAIEEFGGSMFGKPIELVTADALNKADVAATITRKWYEAENVDMIIDMPTSATALAGMEMSKQFEKIMIVTDAASSDITGKSCSPYTLHWTYDTYANAHTVGSAIVKNGGDSWFFITADYVFGHSIERDTGDVVRAAGGKVLGSARHPLNTPDFSSFLLQAQSSKAKIVGLANGGGDTINAIKQAAEFGIVAGGQNLAGIVMFISDIHSLGLKLAQGLIITEAYYWDLNDRTRAFGKRFFERMKRMPTMNQAATYSATLHYLNAVKAAGTKETKPVLAKMRATPVRDAFTDNGVVREDGRMEHSMFLFEVKKPEESKAPWDYYKVLAEVPGDQAFRPLKDGGCPLVK
- a CDS encoding FCD domain-containing protein, encoding MSTTPLFRRIDVAPAYQKVADAIEREIVNGRIKPGEPIGTEQQLVAQFGVNRSTVREGIRVLEEGGLIRRDSSRRLQACLPRYNKLATRLSRALILHEVTFRELFETSMTLEVASVEGAVERATEANIAELIGNLERSAAVVGNPADLAELDAEFHVLMAKASQNRVLQLAREPAAQLFFPTTEMIVGGVPEGGARLVEAHRHILDAIKGRDKEAGVLWTRRHLQDWRRGFEKIASLDRSVEHTYMEHAYAARQ